A window of Malania oleifera isolate guangnan ecotype guangnan chromosome 5, ASM2987363v1, whole genome shotgun sequence contains these coding sequences:
- the LOC131155967 gene encoding uncharacterized mitochondrial protein AtMg00820-like — MNNYVSYHRLSKESESFVNQLSVVSIPTNIQEALGDPRWKEAMNEEMKSLQKNSTWEVIELPEGKKLDGCRWVFIVKYKAYGTIERFKARLVTKGYTQIYGIDYMVTFAPLAKINTVRILISLAVNLD, encoded by the coding sequence ATGAACAACTATGTATCCTACCATAGACTGTCAAAGGAAAGTGAGTCATTTGTGAATCAATTATCTGTTGTATCTATTCCTACTAACATCCAAGAAGCTCTGGGAGATCCTAGGTGGAAGGAAGCTATGAATGAGGAAATGAAGTCACTTCAAAAGAACTCAACTTGGGAAGTTATTGAGCTTCCTGAAGGAAAAAAACTTGATGGATGTAGGTGGGTTTTCATAGTCAAATACAAGGCATATGGAACCATTGAACGATTCAAAGCTAGACTAGTCACGAAGGGGTACACTCAAATTTATGGAATTGACTACATGGTGACATTCGCACCATTAGCAAAAATCAATACTGTCCGTATTCTTATATCATTGGCGGTGAATCTTGACTAG